The following proteins are encoded in a genomic region of Papaver somniferum cultivar HN1 unplaced genomic scaffold, ASM357369v1 unplaced-scaffold_10, whole genome shotgun sequence:
- the LOC113326973 gene encoding putative F-box protein At4g38870 has translation MEGKMMSKKTKRSSNGVESGDSKAVMDEENVVNNIVSRLPLKSLMRFKCVAKRWCNLFQDPYFIDLHLNHRLKPPLRLSLFVVLPRRRCNRKGGNLSMDIEFKGRRVVFLIADVFFDERGWNGKGNVASTITHIYNTTPFSYTQMLGGVNGVVCFVDGSMNAACLFNIGTREVTPWIKSTLLMEETQNCKNSVSYTCLYSFGYDPIGKEHKVICRWAINKDNGLTYQIWEILTVVRHNNAWRRIDQVPICKFSPDSPSVYVNGSIYWYPLNLLRRDSNVGILLAFDVGSEKFRTIKIPDFIELEDGLLFSIKDVFLLNLQNHVSVLRRSGCYTARLWIYKEDDRGMGKVTDSDIGGKNRTQMTIVLPVSWGTWDASRNLLFHSAAGTHQILLEIHQKNAAGTKVTISLYSCCIKDTRLEQIELKELDSVHGWRGTRLCTSFNESLIL, from the coding sequence ATGGAAGGAAAGATGATGAGTAAGAAGACAAAAAGAAGTAGTAATGGTGTTGAATCTGGGGATAGTAAAGCTGTTATGGACGAGGAAAATGTAGTAAATAATATAGTAAGTAGACTCCCATTGAAGTCACTAATGCGATTCAAGTGTGTTGCAAAACGTTGGTGTAACTTATTCCAAGATCCTTATTTTATCGATTTACATCTTAACCACCGATTGAAGCCACCACTACGTCTAAGTCTTTTTGTTGTTTTACCACGACGGAGATGTAATAGGAAAGGTGGGAACTTGAGCATGGACATCGAATTTAAGGGACGGCGAGTGGTTTTCTTGATTGCTGACGTGTTCTTTGATGAAAGAGGATGGAACGGAAAAGGGAATGTAGCATCAACCATTACGCATATTTATAACACTACTCCGTTTTCTTATACGCAAATGCTAGGAGGTGTAAATGGCGTGGTTTGTTTCGTTGACGGTTCTATGAATGCTGCTTGTTTGTTTAATATAGGTACTAGAGAAGTAACTCCGTGGATAAAATCAacattattgatggaagaaacaCAAAATTGCAAAAACTCTGTAAGTTATACTTGTCTTTATAGTTTTGGATATGATCCTATAGGTAAGGAACATAAAGTTATCTGTAGGTGGGCGATAAACAAGGATAATGGTCTTACTTATCAAATTTGGGAGATACTAACCGTAGTTAGACACAACAATGCATGGAGAAGAATTGATCAAGTCCCAATTTGTAAGTTCAGTCCGGATTCACCTTCTGTTTATGTGAATGGTTCTATCTATTGGTATCCCCTTAACCTTTTGAGGCGGGATTCTAATGTCGGAATTTTATTGGCATTTGACGTTGGAAGTGAGAAGTTTAGAACGATcaaaatccctgatttcattGAGTTAGAAGATGGTCTCTTATTCAGCATTAAGGATGTTTTTTTATTAAATCTGCAAAATCATGTCTCTGTATTACGTAGGAGTGGTTGTTACACTGCCAGGCTATGGATATATAAAGAAGATGACAGGGGAATGGGTAAAGTTACAGATTCAGATATTGGTGGCAAGAATCGGACTCAAATGACTATCGTCTTACCTGTTAGTTGGGGAACTTGGGATGCAAGTAGAAATCTCCTTTTTCATTCCGCTGCTGGAACCCACCAAATATTATTAGAAATCCATCAAAAGAATGCCGCTGGAACTAAAGTTACTATATCTCTTTATTCTTGCTGTATTAAGGATACAAGACTTGAGCAGATAGAACTCAAAGAGCTAGACTCGGTTCATGGTTGGAGAGGTACTAGACTATGTACATCTTTCAACGAAAGCCTTATCCTTTAA